DNA from Borreliella garinii:
CCCCTTCTTTTACTAAAACCGTTTTACAAGCTGGACAATTATCAGGAACCTTAAAAACTCCTTTTGAACATTTATTTATCACCATTTCAACAGCAGGTATTACATCTCCCCTTCTTGAAACTTTAACAATATCGCCAGCATTTAAACCAATAGATATTATATAATCTTGATTGTGCAATGTTGCGTTAGTAATAAAAGCCCCTGAAACAAAAACTTTATCAATATTGGCAACCGGAGTAATTTTGCCACTACGCCCAACCTGAACAACAATGCTATTTACCCTGCTAAAACCCGAAAGTGCTTCAAACTTATAAGCCATTGCCCATTTAGGATGGTGCAAGGTATACCCTAATTTTTCCCTTAAAACAAAATCGCTAACCTTAAGAACAACTCCATCTATTTCGTACTCAAAAGAATTTCTTTGTTTTGCTATATCTGCTATGTAATTTAAAATTTCTTTAATTGAACTTTTTTGATCAAAAAACCTAATCAAAGGATCGATCTTAAAGCCCAATTTTTTAAGTTTTGTAATAGCCAAATCATTGGTTTTAAACTCTAGTTCAGCATTCAAAAAATCATAAATGAAAATATTTAAAGGGAAATTAGCAACCTCTCTGCTATCAACCCTTCTAAGCATTCCCGAAGCTAAATTTCTAGAACTAGTATAAGGCTTTTCCAAAAATTTATTTATTTTAAAAAAATTTTCTTTAGTAATATAAACTTCACCCCTTAATACTAAATCAACCTTTTCGTCAAGAAATAAGGGGATATGCCTAATGGTTCTAATGTTTTTAGTAACATCATTGCCAAATTTCCCATTACCCCTAGTAAGAGCTTTTTCAAGAATACCATCTTTATAATAAAGAACAATAGAACATCCATCAATTTTTGGTTCAACGGAAATATTAAAAGAATTATTAAAATCAATCTTATCTATCCATGATTTTAGCAAATCAAGATCATAAACCTTGTCAAGACTTAATATAGGAACAGAATGTTCAACCTCTTCAAAGTTATTCAAAAGATCGCTACCAAATTTAAGAGTAGGAGAATCTAAGGTCTTATATTCGGGGTGCTTACTTTCCAACTCTTTAAGCCTTAAAATATGATTATCATATACAAAATCTTCAACACTAGGCAAAGAATCGACATAGTACTCTTTATCCCACTTTCTGATCAACTTCTTTAAGTTTTCAATTTCTTGCTGTATTTTAATGCTCATAGGGTAAAATTTAACATATTCTTTATTATTTTATCAAATAATCTAAACTCACTCACAAGCAAAAACCACCTTTTTATTATATAAACTGTAAAAGAGCACCACAAAACATATATCATTTATACTTATATTCAAATTAAAATAATCTTTAAATAAAAAGATCAATCAAAAAGACAATATTATAAAAATGTGAATTATATTTTAATTGTCGTTAAAGATATTTTAATATGTTAAAATGGATAGAGGAGTGTTCGTTTGGAAGAAGGCAAAAAAGCTTTAATAGCTGATGACTCACTTTTTATGAGAAAAAACCTAATAAAAATCTTAAAACAATTAGGATT
Protein-coding regions in this window:
- the ligA gene encoding NAD-dependent DNA ligase LigA; this translates as MSIKIQQEIENLKKLIRKWDKEYYVDSLPSVEDFVYDNHILRLKELESKHPEYKTLDSPTLKFGSDLLNNFEEVEHSVPILSLDKVYDLDLLKSWIDKIDFNNSFNISVEPKIDGCSIVLYYKDGILEKALTRGNGKFGNDVTKNIRTIRHIPLFLDEKVDLVLRGEVYITKENFFKINKFLEKPYTSSRNLASGMLRRVDSREVANFPLNIFIYDFLNAELEFKTNDLAITKLKKLGFKIDPLIRFFDQKSSIKEILNYIADIAKQRNSFEYEIDGVVLKVSDFVLREKLGYTLHHPKWAMAYKFEALSGFSRVNSIVVQVGRSGKITPVANIDKVFVSGAFITNATLHNQDYIISIGLNAGDIVKVSRRGDVIPAVEMVINKCSKGVFKVPDNCPACKTVLVKEGAHFFCTNNSCPSVAVEKIKYFCSKNCMDIEGFSDKTISFLFEKKFISSEIDLYTFNFYKLLKFKGFKDRKVFNLINSIEASKRKPFSKLLLSIGIKELGENAIRLLFLNNLNSFSKLFRLCQDRDFAFSTLLKIKGIGEKIALNIIEAFNDSTMLNKFKFFENLGFKMEESILIDDDNKLLAGKKFCITGTFKDYSRPIVIDKLKNKGAIFKTCVTEGLDFLIVGEKAGSKLEKALNLNVKIMSFEDIKSYLD